One genomic window of Comamonas serinivorans includes the following:
- a CDS encoding methyltransferase domain-containing protein produces MTTRHPSLHVYERTIDLSERTSLSVIASQIPPHARILDLGCGSGAIGQYLSRQGAAVTIDGLTISDDEARLARAVYRRVEVANLDDCDLVALFGQGQYDVIVCADVLEHVRGSERVLAQCRQLLAPGGKALLSIPNAGYAGLIAELMAGEFRYRAEGLLDETHVRFFTRQTLLRFLQAGGWAVDRFEVIERALPESEFQVAFDAMPPAVARYLLALPDAQTYQFIVSTHPDAARTAAEPMGGAQSTALTEDTHFPAQPLFSAELFTALNGNFQQEGKLRARGVIGQSPQTLHFALPDQPFDSVKFDPADRPGFFRFFAARLVDAHGTLLWQWQASEAPRWLTQAPSAGIVFPPAWDMAPALVGLLHGDDPWVRLPIPPQALLAAQGGSLDIDVGWPMSADYQALAGVAQDLQLAIDRLHEAKADGEQTRDARIHALSAQLRALQVERNHLALQAEQNDALRQQKQDLLSQCNVLSRERDQAVAHVHTIENSTVFRATRPIVHAKMRLDRLLGRSPAGKDPETTMSAPESHPVTPPSFPVDVIVPVYKGLADTQLCVNSVLHSTCQTPWRLLIINDASPEPEVTAWLREVAQTDARITLLENGDNLGFVGTVNRGMAASGEHDVLLLNSDAEVAGDWLDRIRASAYSDRQVASVTPFSNNATICSYPRFCQDNDLASGWTTAELDQLMAATNPGQAVDVPTGVGFCMYIRRDALNALGLFDVEHFGKGYGEENDFCIRAQNAGWRNLHLLDTFVHHSGGVSFGDAKSPRERAAMETLRRLHPQYEGDVIRFLKRDPAQLARLAADVRRVLREPRPVILAVLHDRAGGTERHVDELAARLASQALFLVLRPAKGQRLSLRLAGSDEAFELLFQLPDECDALVGVLRAFGVSHIHFHHLLGHGPEVMGLPRRLGASYDFTAHDYHVLTPQITLTDATSRYTGEDGSGNATLARDEPLLPAGDSIHAWRKRHVDFFMAARYVLAPSRDVLSRLSKLAPAAPFRHVPHTDLAGLTLPAPQPAARGADRPLRIVVIGALSAIKGADLLEDVATAARKQQRPLEFHLIGYGYRKLRTLPKANLTVHGAYEEEELPELLTSIAPDLVWFPALWPETYSYTLSACLQGGWPVVVPDIGAFGERVAGRAWSWIQPWNTDVGEWLAFFDRVRGEHFATGTPPALPTHHEDPATVAALQHVPAQPATWYSDAYLQHLPVASHAGPDRAMLAAHLPSRYTHDLGTETRSGALSALVWLRSLPVLSSVARAIPQSMQTRVKSWLVR; encoded by the coding sequence ATGACCACCCGTCACCCGTCCCTGCATGTCTATGAGCGGACGATTGATCTGAGCGAACGCACCTCGCTGTCCGTCATCGCCAGCCAGATCCCGCCCCACGCCCGCATCCTCGACCTGGGCTGCGGCAGCGGCGCCATCGGACAGTACCTCTCGCGCCAGGGCGCTGCGGTCACCATCGACGGCCTGACCATCAGCGACGACGAAGCCCGGCTCGCCCGCGCCGTCTACCGCCGCGTGGAGGTCGCCAACCTCGACGACTGCGACTTGGTCGCGCTGTTCGGTCAGGGTCAGTACGACGTCATCGTCTGCGCCGATGTGCTGGAGCACGTGCGCGGCAGCGAACGCGTGCTGGCCCAATGCCGCCAGCTGCTGGCGCCGGGCGGCAAGGCCCTGCTCTCCATCCCCAACGCCGGCTATGCCGGCCTGATCGCCGAGCTGATGGCGGGCGAATTCCGCTACCGCGCCGAAGGCCTGCTCGACGAAACGCACGTGCGCTTCTTCACGCGGCAGACCCTGCTGCGCTTCCTGCAGGCCGGGGGCTGGGCCGTGGACCGGTTCGAGGTCATCGAACGCGCCCTGCCCGAGTCGGAGTTCCAGGTCGCCTTCGATGCCATGCCGCCGGCTGTGGCCCGATACCTGCTGGCCCTGCCCGATGCGCAGACCTACCAATTCATCGTCAGCACCCACCCGGACGCGGCCCGCACCGCGGCCGAGCCCATGGGCGGTGCGCAGTCCACCGCGCTGACCGAGGACACGCACTTTCCCGCGCAGCCGCTGTTCTCGGCAGAGCTGTTCACGGCGCTGAATGGCAACTTTCAGCAAGAGGGCAAGCTGCGTGCCCGCGGCGTGATCGGGCAAAGCCCGCAAACCCTGCACTTCGCGCTGCCGGACCAGCCCTTCGACAGCGTCAAGTTCGACCCCGCCGACCGCCCGGGCTTCTTTCGTTTCTTTGCCGCCCGCCTCGTCGACGCGCACGGCACGCTGCTGTGGCAGTGGCAAGCCAGCGAAGCCCCCCGCTGGCTGACGCAGGCGCCCAGCGCCGGCATCGTCTTCCCGCCGGCCTGGGACATGGCCCCGGCACTGGTCGGCCTGCTGCACGGCGATGACCCCTGGGTTCGGCTGCCCATTCCGCCCCAGGCCCTGCTCGCCGCGCAGGGCGGCTCGCTCGACATCGACGTGGGCTGGCCCATGTCGGCCGACTACCAGGCCCTGGCCGGGGTCGCGCAGGACCTGCAACTCGCCATCGACCGGCTGCATGAGGCCAAGGCCGACGGCGAGCAGACGCGGGACGCACGCATTCATGCCCTGAGTGCACAGCTGCGCGCCCTGCAGGTCGAACGCAACCACCTGGCCCTGCAGGCCGAGCAGAACGACGCCTTGCGGCAGCAGAAGCAGGACCTGCTGAGCCAGTGCAACGTGCTGAGCCGCGAACGTGACCAAGCGGTCGCCCACGTGCACACCATTGAAAATTCCACCGTGTTCCGCGCCACGCGTCCCATCGTGCACGCCAAGATGCGCCTGGACCGGCTGCTGGGGCGCAGCCCGGCCGGGAAAGACCCCGAAACCACCATGTCCGCCCCCGAATCCCACCCCGTGACCCCACCCAGCTTCCCGGTGGACGTCATCGTGCCCGTCTACAAAGGCCTGGCCGACACCCAGCTGTGTGTGAACTCGGTGCTGCACAGCACCTGCCAGACCCCCTGGCGCCTGCTCATCATCAACGATGCGAGCCCGGAGCCCGAGGTCACCGCGTGGCTGCGCGAGGTGGCCCAGACCGACGCCCGCATCACGCTGCTGGAAAACGGCGACAACCTGGGCTTTGTGGGCACCGTCAACCGGGGCATGGCCGCGTCGGGCGAGCACGACGTGCTGCTGCTGAACTCGGACGCGGAAGTCGCCGGCGACTGGCTGGACCGCATCCGCGCCAGCGCCTACAGCGACCGCCAGGTGGCCTCAGTGACGCCGTTCTCCAACAACGCCACCATTTGCAGCTACCCGCGTTTCTGCCAGGACAACGACCTGGCCTCCGGCTGGACCACCGCCGAGCTCGACCAGCTGATGGCCGCCACCAACCCCGGCCAGGCCGTGGACGTGCCCACGGGTGTCGGCTTTTGCATGTACATCCGCCGCGATGCGCTGAACGCGCTCGGCCTGTTCGACGTCGAGCACTTCGGCAAAGGCTATGGCGAAGAGAACGACTTCTGCATCCGCGCCCAGAACGCCGGCTGGCGCAACCTGCACCTGCTGGACACCTTTGTGCACCACTCGGGCGGCGTGAGCTTCGGCGACGCCAAAAGCCCGCGCGAGCGCGCCGCCATGGAGACCCTGCGGCGCCTGCACCCCCAGTACGAAGGCGACGTGATCCGGTTCCTGAAGCGCGACCCGGCCCAACTGGCCCGCCTCGCGGCCGACGTGCGCCGCGTGCTGCGCGAGCCCCGCCCCGTCATCCTGGCGGTGCTGCACGACCGGGCCGGCGGCACCGAGCGTCACGTCGATGAGCTCGCGGCCCGCCTGGCCTCGCAGGCGCTGTTCCTGGTGTTGCGCCCCGCCAAGGGCCAGCGCCTGAGCCTGCGCCTGGCGGGCTCGGACGAGGCCTTCGAGCTGCTGTTCCAACTGCCCGACGAGTGCGACGCGCTGGTGGGCGTGCTGCGGGCCTTTGGCGTCAGCCACATCCACTTCCACCACCTGCTGGGCCATGGCCCCGAGGTGATGGGCCTGCCGCGCCGGCTCGGGGCGTCGTACGACTTCACCGCGCACGACTACCACGTGCTCACGCCTCAGATCACGCTGACCGATGCCACCAGCCGCTACACCGGCGAGGACGGCTCCGGCAACGCCACGTTGGCCCGGGACGAGCCGCTGCTGCCCGCGGGCGACTCCATCCACGCCTGGCGCAAACGCCACGTCGACTTCTTCATGGCGGCGCGCTACGTGCTGGCCCCCAGCCGCGACGTGCTCTCGCGCCTGAGCAAGCTGGCACCGGCCGCCCCCTTCCGCCATGTGCCGCACACCGACCTGGCCGGCCTGACGCTGCCCGCACCCCAGCCGGCCGCGCGGGGTGCCGACCGCCCCTTGCGCATCGTCGTCATCGGCGCCCTCAGCGCCATCAAGGGCGCCGACCTGCTCGAGGACGTGGCGACGGCCGCGCGCAAGCAGCAGCGGCCGCTGGAGTTCCACCTGATCGGCTATGGCTACCGCAAGCTGCGCACCCTGCCCAAGGCCAACCTCACCGTGCACGGCGCGTACGAGGAAGAGGAGCTGCCCGAGCTGCTGACGTCCATCGCGCCCGACCTGGTCTGGTTTCCCGCGCTGTGGCCTGAAACCTATTCCTACACCCTCAGCGCCTGCCTGCAGGGCGGCTGGCCCGTGGTCGTGCCCGACATCGGCGCTTTCGGCGAGCGCGTGGCGGGACGGGCCTGGAGCTGGATCCAACCCTGGAACACCGACGTGGGCGAGTGGCTGGCGTTCTTCGACCGCGTGCGGGGCGAGCACTTTGCCACCGGCACCCCGCCCGCCTTGCCCACGCACCACGAAGACCCGGCGACCGTGGCCGCGCTGCAGCACGTGCCGGCCCAACCGGCCACCTGGTACAGCGACGCCTACCTGCAGCACCTGCCCGTGGCCAGCCACGCCGGACCCGATCGCGCCATGCTGGCCGCGCACCTGCCCAGCCGTTACACGCACGACCTGGGGACGGAAACCCGCAGCGGCGCCCTGTCGGCCCTGGTCTGGCTGCGCTCGCTGCCCGTGCTGTCCAGCGTCGCCCGTGCCATCCCGCAAAGCATGCAGACCCGCGTCAAGAGCTGGCTGGTGCGCTGA